CTACTGGGATTGTATGCAGGGGCGTTGGATCCACGGATTGATGCTATCTGTGTTAGTGGATATTTTGATCGCCGGAACGACTTATGGCAGGAACCGCTCGACCGAAACGTGTTTGGGTTGTTGGAGCAATTCGGTGACGCGGAATTGGCCAGCATGATTGCCCCACGAACCTTGATTATTGAAGCCGCAGCAACGGCCGAGGTAACAATTGCGGGTGGTCGAGGGGCACCGGCCCGCATTCTGACCCCTGAATTGGAAAGTGTTCGTGGCGAACTTGAACGCGCGCGGCAACTAACCGTGGGATTGAAACTCAACAACTGGCCTCATCTTGTCATTAGTGGTGATGATGGCCGTGGACCGTTCGGCACGCCGCAAGCGATTTCCGCGCTACTAGCTCGTTTGGCGCCCGGCACAACGCCGGTTTCCGCGAGCGGCGTGATCGAGACAATTGGCGCTATCGATCAGGACGCTCGGCATGCCCGACAATTGCACGAATTGGAGCGACACAATCAAACGCTGTTGCAACAAAGCCAATATGTGCGTCAGAAATTCTTTTGGGACAAATTGAATTACGAATCACTGGTAACTTATGACAAGTCGATTGAACCGTTTCGCAAGTATTTCTATGAGGAAGTGATCGGCCGGTTTGAACTTCCGTTGCTTCCTCCGAACGTGCGCACTCGGCAGATCGAAGAAAGCGATCGCTGGACGCGCTATGAAGTCGTCATGGATGTTTTCCCCGATGTGATTGCCTACGGTCTCCTCACCTTGCCGAAGGACATCAAAGCGGGAGAAAAGCGGCCTGTTGTCGTCTGCCAGCACGGACTAGAACATCGGCCGCAAGATACGATCGGCGAAAAGAATATCGAATTCTATCAGGCATTTACCACGAAGCTGGCAGAGGAGGGATTTATTACCTTTGCGCCCCAGAACGTGTACCTATTTGAAGATCGCTTTCGTACGCTTCAGCGCAAGGCCAATCCAATCAAAAAGACGCTATTCTCAATCATCGTCCCGCAACATGCGCAGATCGTTGGTTGGCTGCAGACTTTGAAGCAGGTTGATCCTGCGCGAATTGCCTTTTATGGATTGAGCTATGGCGGCAAAACGGCCATGCGAGTTCCTCCGCTGGTCGATGGCTATTGCCTTTCCATTTGCTCTGGAGATTTCAATGAATGGGTGGACAAAAACGCGTCGACGCTGAATCCACATTCGTACCTGTTCGGCGAGGAATATGAAATGTTCGAGTTCGATTTAGGCAGCACTTTCAACTATGCGGAGATGGCGGCGCTGATTGCGCCGCGGCCATTTATGGTTGAGCGCGGTCACTTTGACGGAGTCGCATCTGATGAAACCGTCGGATGGGAATACGCCAAGGTTCGCCATCTCTATGCTGCGCGATTGCACATTCCCGAGCGTACGGAGATTGAATGGTTCGCTGGCCCTCATCGAATTAACGGGCGGGGGACATTCAGGTTTTTAAAGGAACATCTTAAATAGTGACGGCCGGTGATTGGCCGGTTGATTTAGCTCGCGACTCGCACTTCCTGTCAAATTACTTCCGCAGCGCACAAAAAAGAAACCGAAACCATGAAATCCGTTTACTTGATCATGCCGATAGCGTTGATGGTTCTTGCACGCACGGCCACGGCGACAAGTGTTGCCGACCCGTTTTCGAGCGATCCAAGCGCCGTCGATCACGAGCCGTTCATGTGGGATCTAGTCCTGGGCAAGCCCACCGGGGCATCGGCCTGGGTCGTCACTGGCGGCGCACTGGAATACCACACCAGGAATGCTAGACACAGCGAGGCTCGCGTTGACATGTTCACCGCCGGCTTGCAGATTCGCGATGGCGTTTCCTGGAGTGTCGAAACGGCGTTTCGCCATCTTTCCGGAGTTGCACCCGATCCCAATTACGAAGCGGTACTCTACGCGCGTTGGAATTCCGAGACGCCCGGCGCCGTTCGAATATTCTCGCTTTGCTACGATTCAATTAAAAAGAATCTCGTCGTCGCTAACGGAAACCGCATTGAGACGCCGATCGCCGCGGATCTGACCGGGGCGTTTCATAAACTTCGAATCACTTTCGACAATGGAAACGCCGCTGTTTATCTCGACGGGAAGCTCAAGGGCGGTCCTTACCCAATCGGTAGCCTGCCAATGGAGTGGGGGCCGGAAAGGTTTGTGCTTGGACCGATCGTCGGCGATCAGCAGCCCCATACCCTACGCTGCGCCTGGAACTATTTTGCGGCCACTGACGAAGGCGCATTTCCTCCAGGCGATGCCGGTTGGATTCCCGATCGCGTAAAAGGGCCGACCTGGCTGCCAAGTGTCATTCCTGGCGAGTCGGTTGATCCCTCCCAGGCGTTCGATCATCCGCCCTATCCCGGGATTAAGTTGCTGCATCGAACTGCTGGTCGAGACCGATTCGATCGTTCTCTTCCACAAGAATATGTCCTCTGGAAAGCGTTCAATGCGAACAAGGCAACACAACAGGCAGTGCCAATTTATCGCTATCCAGACGCATCCGAACCGACGATGCAAAACTTCTACCGCGACAGTTATCCGGTAAAGCTCGACGATCGTCGCTCCGTGGCGATGCTGAACGTCACTCGAGGCGAGGGCGATACCGCGCACGGTTTGAGCGATTACAAACTTTGGTATTGTATTTCCACGAACGGCGGCAAGACGTACGACGAAGAGCGACCGCTGGTTCAGCGCGGCAACCAGTATTCGCCGCAGCATCCCAATCAATATGTCTGGATCGGAAAAAACAGTTTCATTTATGCGACGCTTGGGCCTCGCTTCATGAAAATGAGCAACGGCGAGATTTTCCTCCCCTGCTATTACCTGCCGCTCGACGATAACGGAAAATTGTACAGCCCGAATGGATTGGCGAGCTATGCAAACGTTTTTGGACTGATCGGCGCCTGGAATAACGAGAAAAACGATGTGGATTGGGATGTCACCAAGCCGATCGCTCTGCGCCCCGAACAATCCACCGGTGGCCTCAGCGAAAGCGGAGTGATTGAATTGCGCGATCGACCGGGCCATGTCTTGATGGTAATCCGCGCGGGAAATGAAGGGGACAACACCGGGAAAGTGCCTTGCTGGAAATGGAAAACTCTTTCTACCGACTACGGCAAGACATGGTCGGAATTGACACCCTTCACCTTCGGCGACGGGAAAAGTTTTTGGTCGCCAACCTCCCAGGCGATGTTTATTCGTAGCTCGCGCACCGGAAAAGCTTACTGGATTGGCAACATCTCTCGCCGAATTCGCCCCGTGGCGGGATCTCCCCGTTATCCCCTGGTCATCGCGGAACTGGACGAGGAAAAACTAGACTTGCGCCGCGAAACGGTGACCGTGATCGACGATCGAATGCCTGGCGATAGTGCCGACATGCAACTGTCGAACTTCGATTTCATCGAGGATTCAGCGACCGGGCACATCTTGATTACCCTTGAGCGATCTCAGGGGCGTTCCTCTTGGGGTAGCCCTCCAAACGGTCCTGGTGTAAGCGGACAGCAAACCTACGAGATTCATGTCGAATAAATTGTGGTCAAGGTGAACGGCAAGGGCTAGGAGTTCAGTCTGGTTCCCGTCTGGTTCCCAATGCTATGCTGGTCGTTCTCCTGCTTGAATTCGGCCGCAATTTGCTGGATGAAGTGAAATACTGTGGCAAGGAAACAGGCTCCAGAGTAATGCCAGAAAATAATTAATGAATTTACGGGAACCAGATTGTTGACATCGGGAACCACTTGAGTTATTCTGATACCTACTAACCGTGCCTTCGCGAATTCTCGCATTTTCGGCCTGCTAGCCAGAAAGGAGCAACGCCCACTCGAAGTAAATTTGCCAGTCTGTATCAGAGTCGGGGAGGAGGTTTTGGGAACGGAGGAAATTTTTGCAAGTGCGTTTTGATTCGTGCTCTCTTTGAAGAGCGGTTCTACTCTGAAGTACCACATAAGGGTTTGTACAATGAACTATCGACTGATCAATAAGTGTCTGTTGCTAGGAGCCATCCTTGCAGTATGGCAAACCGAGCAAGCCAACGCCATTCCTGTTGCGACCCAAGACTCATCCAGTTTTCCCTATAAATACGAAATGGATGTAAGTCCGACGACACAGGATTTAGACAGCAATGGAACTACTGACTTTGAACTTGATGCCAGCGCGTCGTATTCTGGCGGGATCATGACGCAGTCCGCTGGCGCTTTGCTAGCCGCCACTTCTTCCAGTAGGATCTGGGATTCTTCGGGAATTACCTTCGCAACCGGCTATACGATCGAAACGAGGACAAAAATCGTTTCGGACACCGCCAGCTTTCCAATTTTTGGGATCTCAAGCAACCCAACCGGGACTGACGCCAATTCGATGCTTTTGATTCGCGGTACTGGGCAGAGTTGGGCGGGCGCGGTCGACCTTGGAAGCAACGATAATACCGATGGCTTCCACGTTTATCGCATCACTCAGGATCCAGGCGCCGGCAGCTTCGCGGTGTGGCGCGATGGTGCGTTACTGAA
This is a stretch of genomic DNA from Pirellulales bacterium. It encodes these proteins:
- a CDS encoding exo-alpha-sialidase, translating into MKSVYLIMPIALMVLARTATATSVADPFSSDPSAVDHEPFMWDLVLGKPTGASAWVVTGGALEYHTRNARHSEARVDMFTAGLQIRDGVSWSVETAFRHLSGVAPDPNYEAVLYARWNSETPGAVRIFSLCYDSIKKNLVVANGNRIETPIAADLTGAFHKLRITFDNGNAAVYLDGKLKGGPYPIGSLPMEWGPERFVLGPIVGDQQPHTLRCAWNYFAATDEGAFPPGDAGWIPDRVKGPTWLPSVIPGESVDPSQAFDHPPYPGIKLLHRTAGRDRFDRSLPQEYVLWKAFNANKATQQAVPIYRYPDASEPTMQNFYRDSYPVKLDDRRSVAMLNVTRGEGDTAHGLSDYKLWYCISTNGGKTYDEERPLVQRGNQYSPQHPNQYVWIGKNSFIYATLGPRFMKMSNGEIFLPCYYLPLDDNGKLYSPNGLASYANVFGLIGAWNNEKNDVDWDVTKPIALRPEQSTGGLSESGVIELRDRPGHVLMVIRAGNEGDNTGKVPCWKWKTLSTDYGKTWSELTPFTFGDGKSFWSPTSQAMFIRSSRTGKAYWIGNISRRIRPVAGSPRYPLVIAELDEEKLDLRRETVTVIDDRMPGDSADMQLSNFDFIEDSATGHILITLERSQGRSSWGSPPNGPGVSGQQTYEIHVE
- a CDS encoding PEP-CTERM sorting domain-containing protein, coding for MNYRLINKCLLLGAILAVWQTEQANAIPVATQDSSSFPYKYEMDVSPTTQDLDSNGTTDFELDASASYSGGIMTQSAGALLAATSSSRIWDSSGITFATGYTIETRTKIVSDTASFPIFGISSNPTGTDANSMLLIRGTGQSWAGAVDLGSNDNTDGFHVYRITQDPGAGSFAVWRDGALLNGSLNSAFNLVLDRFLMGSLSGDVAGSAETDYLRLTPGAYAPVPEPGAYLLMSIGAAALLLLRRKK